One window of the Rosa rugosa chromosome 3, drRosRugo1.1, whole genome shotgun sequence genome contains the following:
- the LOC133740855 gene encoding sucrose transport protein-like, producing the protein MEVDRVKSPEPSSPISKIVLVASIAAGVQFGWALQLSLLTPYVQQLGVPHKWAAVVWLCGPISGLLVQPIVGYYSDRSTSRFGRRRPFIAGGAGLVAIAVFLIGYAADIGVRSGDSLQKSTKPRAVAVFVVGFWVLDVANNMLQGPCRALLADLSGSDSKKMRTANALYSFFMAVGNVLGYAAGSLSVLHKAFPFTMTKACDIYCANLKSCFFLSIFLLVLLTVLALTLVKETPFEKNAEGAGGGGLLLFGEIFGAFRQLKKPMWILLLVTCMNWVAWFGFLLFDTDWMGKEVYGGVVGKGRLYDMGVRAGSLGLMLNAIVLGAMSLAIVYFARGVDGPKRIWGVANFFLAICLLMTILVTKMAENHRHAHALVGGAEPPPPPTGVKAGALLIFAMLGIPQAVTFSIPFAMASIFSSNSGAGQGLSLGVLNISIVVPQMFVSVISGPLDASFGGGNLPAFVLGAVAAVISGILALTVLPSPPPDQANQTVLPAGFH; encoded by the exons ATGGAAGTTGATAGGGTTAAATCTCCGGAGCCGTCAAGCCCTATATCAAAGATAGTGTTGGTAGCCTCAATCGCAGCCGGAGTACAGTTCGGCTGGGCGCTTCAGCTGTCGTTGCTGACGCCGTACGTCCAGCAACTGGGGGTCCCACACAAGTGGGCCGCCGTTGTCTGGCTCTGCGGCCCGATCTCGGGGTTGCTGGTGCAACCCATCGTCGGCTACTACAGCGACCGCAGCACATCTCGTTTCGGGCGCCGCCGACCTTTCATTGCCGGCGGGGCAGGGCTTGTCGCCATCGCCGTTTTCCTGATCGGGTACGCCGCCGACATCGGCGTCCGGTCCGGCGACTCGTTGCAGAAATCCACGAAGCCAAGAGCCGTCGCTGTCTTTGTGgtggggttttgggttttagatGTGGCGAATAACATGCTGCAAGGCCCATGTAGGGCTCTACTGGCGGATCTATCGGGCTCCGACAGCAAGAAGATGAGGACAGCAAATGCGCTCTACTCGTTCTTCATGGCCGTCGGCAACGTCCTGGGGTACGCGGCTGGATCGCTAAGCGTTCTTCACAAGGCTTTTCCATTCACCATGACCAAAGCATGCGACATTTACTGCGCCAACCTCAAGAGCTGCTTCTTCCTTTCAATTTTTCTGCTTGTGCTACTCACTGTCTTGGCCCTAACGTTAGTGAAGGAAACACCATTCGAGAAAAATGCTGAGggagcaggaggaggaggtcTGTTATTGTTCGGTGAAATTTTTGGTGCTTTTCGACAGTTGAAGAAGCCCATGTGGATCCTTCTTCTGGTAACTTGCATGAATTGGGTGGCGTGGTTCGGCTTTTTACTGTTTGATACTGACTGGATGGGCAAGGAAGTTTACGGCGGCGTCGTCGGCAAAGGACGTCTTTATGACATGGGAGTCCGGGCGGGATCGCTTGGTCTGATGCTCAATGCTATCGTTTTAGGTGCAATGTCACTCGCAATTGTTTATTTCGCTAGAGGGGTTGATGGGCCGAAAAGGATTTGGGGAGTAGCTAACTTTTTCCTAGCCATCTGCCTCCTAATGACGATACTGGTAACCAAAATGGCCGAGAACCATAGACATGCGCACGCCCTAGTTGGAGgagccgagccgccgccgccaccgaCTGGAGTTAAAGCTGGTGCATTGCTCATATTCGCTATGTTGGGGATCCCGCAGGCTGTCACCTTCAGCATTCCGTTTGCAATGGCGTCTATTTTCTCGAGTAACTCCGGTGCTGGCCAAG GGCTTTCCCTGGGAGTATTGAATATATCAATTGTCGTACCACAG ATGTTTGTGTCGGTTATAAGTGGACCCCTAGATGCTTCTTTTGGCGGAGGGAACTTACCGGCTTTTGTCCTCGGAGCTGTTGCAGCAGTAATTAGTGGAATCCTTGCTTTGACTGTTTTGCCATCTCCTCCGCCCGATCAGGCTAATCAAACTGTTCTACCTGCTGGATTTCATTAG
- the LOC133740156 gene encoding uncharacterized protein LOC133740156 isoform X1, producing the protein MDLINFITVIFSSVILRFIRFGCKFDKIVYLLFVWSYCLAVKTLCQPHLSGMKQIIISPESSEAKALEKVEDKSKVARALKESVLHQICEAKPLALIIDWNSLMPNKKKRTVMYFFVFCC; encoded by the exons ATGGATCTGATCAATTTTATAACAGTAATCTTTTCTTCTGTCATATTGCGATTTATTCGATTTGGCTGTAAATTTGACAAAATTGTGTATCTTTTGTTTGTATG GTCGTATTGTTTGGCTGTTAAAACCCTCTGCCAACCTCATCTCTCAG GAATGAAACAAATAATAATAAGCCCAGAAAGCTCTGAAGCTAAAGCATTAGAGAAGGTGGAGGATAAGTCCAAAGTTGCCAGG GCATTGAAGGAAAGTGTTCTCCATCAAATATGTGAGGCAAAGCCATTGGCTTTGATCATTGATTGGAATTCACTCATGCCTAACAAAAAGAAGAGAACTGTGATGTATTTCTTTGTATTTTGCTGCTGA
- the LOC133736147 gene encoding arabinosyltransferase RRA3-like codes for MALRRDKAVAQSSLRGSRILVAIVVGVLLGCVFAFLYPHGFFSNSDDPLIQNRRIGKSDLQSSSSQCEPPERINMLRSDIGALSDKNAELKKQIQDLTEKLRLAEQGKDHAHEQFSVLSKPHKAGPFGTVKGLRTNPTVTPDESVNPRLAKILEEVAVHKELIVVLANSNVKSMLEVQFTSIKKAGITNYLVVALDDQIEEFCKANDVPVYRRAPDEGIDSVAKTGGNHAVSGLKFRILREFLQLGYGVLLSDVDIVYLQNPFNHLYRDSDVESMTDGHNNMTAYGYNDVFDEPSMGWARYAHTMRIWVYNSGFFYLRPTLPAIELLDRVGGRLSREKAWDQAVFNEELYFPSHPGYDGLHAAKRTMDFYMFMNSKVLFKTVRKDANLKKLKPVILHVNYHPDKLPRMKAIVEFYINGKQDALEPFPDGSDW; via the exons atggCGCTTCGCCGAGACAAGGCGGTCGCTCAGTCTTCACTTCGCGGATCTCGAATTCTTGTAGCCATTGTCGTCGGAGTCCTTCTCGGCTGTGTCTTCGCCTTCTTGTATCCTCACGGCTTCTTCTCCAACTCTGATGATCCGCTCATCCAAAACCGCCGAATCGGGAAATCGGACCTCCAG AGTAGCTCTTCTCAATGTGAACCACCGGAACGGATTAACATGCTGAGGTCTGATATTGGAGCACTGTCGGACAAGAATGCTGAGTTGAAGAAGCAGATACAAGATCTAACTGAAAAGCTACGGCTGGCTGAGCAGGGGAAAGATCATGCACATGAGCAGTTTTCAGTGTTAAGCAAGCCACACAAGGCTGGACCTTTTGGTACCGTCAAGGGCTTGAGGACTAACCCGACTGTTACTCCTGATGAATCTGTGAATCCGAGGTTGGCAAAGATCTTGGAGGAAGTAGCGGTTCATAAAGAACTCATTGTTGTACTGGCAAATTCTAATGTGAAGTCCATGTTGGAGGTGCAGTTTACTAGCATCAAGAAGGCTGGCATAACCAATTATCTTGTTGTTGCATTAGACGATCAGATTGAAGAATTTTGCAAAGCCAATGATGTTCCTGTATACAGGAGAGCTCCAGATGAAGGTATTGATTCAGTTGCAAAGACTGGAGGTAACCATGCCGTCTCTGGGTTGAAGTTCCGTATCTTGAGGGAGTTTTTGCAACTAGGTTATGGCGTACTTCTCTCAGACGTTGATATAGTGTACTTGCAGAACCCATTCAATCATCTCTATCGGGATTCCGATGTAGAGTCAATGACTGATGGTCACAATAACATGACAGCTTATGGATACAATGATGTTTTTGATGAACCTTCTATGGGTTGGGCTCGTTATGCTCATACAATGAGGATATGGGTTTATAACTCTGGCTTCTTCTACTTAAGACCTACACTTCCTGCAATTGAGCTTTTGGATCGTGTGGGTGGACGGCTTTCTAGGGAAAAAGCATGGGACCAAGCTGTTTTTAATGAAGAGCTGTATTTCCCTTCACATCCGGGGTATGATGGGCTTCATGCTGCCAAGAGAACGATGGATTTCTATATGTTTATGAACAGCAAGGTTCTCTTCAAGACGGTCAGGAAAGATGCTAATTTGAAAAAGTTGAAACCAGTAATCCTTCATGTAAATTACCACCCAGACAAACTTCCAAGAATGAAGGCAATTGTAGAGTTCTATATTAATGGCAAGCAAGATGCGCTGGAACCTTTCCCTGATGGTTCTGATTGGTAG
- the LOC133736148 gene encoding deSI-like protein At4g17486, protein MKFELKKRWKSIVPLQLKHKSATSFSLFPKSKSDFGPGKAPVYLNVYDLTPMNGYVYWAGFGIFHSGVEVHGVEYAFGAHDYPTSGVFEVEPRQCPGFKFRKSIFIGTTSLDPIQVREFMERQSLRYNGDTYHLIVKNCNHFCRDICYKLTGKSIPKWVNRLARIGSICNCILPEALKISAVQHDPNNQPYDSEKRSLRSAFSCLSSISMRQKQLSSSSLFLQSPLKGCLPPWELRRSNNGSLKER, encoded by the exons ATGAAAtttgaattaaagaaaagaTGGAAATCAATTGTCCCACTTCAGTTGAAACACAAATCAGCCACCAGTTTTTCTTTATTTCCCAAATCGAAGTCAGATTTTGGTCCGGGCAAAGCACCTGTATATCTCAATGTATATGACTTGACACCCATGAATGGCTATGTCTATTGGGCAGGCTTTGGAATTTTTCACTCTGGTGTTGAAG TTCATGGTGTTGAATATGCATTTGGAGCACATGACTACCCTACCAGTGGTGTTTTTGAGGTTGAACCTCGGCAATGCCCAGGATTCAAGTTCAGGAAATCTATATTTATTGGGACAACAAGCTTAGACCCTATTCAGGTTAGAGAGTTCATGGAGCGCCAGTCATTGAGGTACAATGGTGATACATATCACCTGATTGTCAAGAATTGCAACCATTTCTGCAGAGATATCTGCTACAAGCTAACTGGGAAATCAATTCCAAAGTGGGTAAATCGACTGGCAAGAATAG GTTCAATATGCAACTGCATACTTCCTGAAGCGCTAAAGATTTCTGCTGTACAACATGACCCTAACAACCAACCATATGATAGTGAGAAGAGGAGTTTGAGAAGTGCCTTCAGTTGCCTGTCTTCTATCTCAATGCGGCAGAAGCAATTGTCATCATCTTCATTGTTTCTACAGTCACCCTTGAAAGGCTGCTTGCCACCATGGGAATTAAGAAGGTCAAACAATGGTTCCTTGAAGGAAAGGTGA
- the LOC133739084 gene encoding lysophospholipid acyltransferase LPEAT1 isoform X2: protein MESELKDLNSTPASKPSSAAKDDRPLLKPEPAPSVSAEELQELEKKCAAYVRRDAYGTMGRGELSLKEKLLLGVALVTLVPIRVVVIMTLLPFYYLICRICTLFSSPNRDEDEQEDYAHMGGWRRAVIVWCGRSLSRVMLFVLGFYWISETYRIPDPAQQSKPEGKEDRGEAEKPGAIISNHVSYLDILYHMSSSFPSFVAKRSVAKLPLVGLISKCLGCVYVQRESKSSDFKGVAGVVTDRVREAHQNKSAPQIMLFPEGTTTNGDFLLPFKTGAFLAKAPVLPVILRYPYQRFSPAWDSISGVRHVIFLLCQFKNRIEVTRLPVYYPSQEEKDDPKLYANNVRKLMASEGSMTLSDIGLAEKRVYHAALNGLFCQC, encoded by the exons ATGGAATCGGAGCTCAAGGACCTGAATTCCACACCGGCATCAAAGCCCTCCTCCGCCGCCAAGGACGACCGCCCGCTCCTCAAACCCGAGCCGGCCCCGTCCGTCTCCGCCGAGGAGCTCCAGGAGCTCGAGAAGAAATGCGCCGCCTACGTCCGCAGAGACGCGTACGGCACCATGGGACGCGGCGAGCTGTCGCTCAAGGAGAAGCTCCTGCTCGGCGTCGCCCTCGTCACTCTGGTCCCGATACGCGTGGTGGTGATCATGACGCTCCTCCCCTTCTATTACTTGATTTGTAGGATTTGCAcgctcttctcttctccgaatcGAGACGAGGACGAGCAAGAGGACTACGCGCACATGGGAGGCTGGAGACGCGCCGTGATTGTTTGGTGCGGCCGATCCTTATCCAGAGTCATGCTCTTCGTCCTAGGTTTTTATTGGATCAGCGAAACCTATCGGATACCAGACCCTGCTCAACAATCCAAGCCTGAG GGAAAAGAGGATCGTGGAGAGGCTGAGAAGCCTGGGGCTATTATATCTAACCATGTATCGTATTTGGATATCTTGTATCACATGTCTTCTTCCTTTCCGAGCTTTGTTGCCAAG AGGTCGGTGGCGAAACTTCCTCTAGTTGGCCTCATCAG CAAGTGCCTCGGTTGTGTCTATGTTCAGCGGGAGTCAAAGTCATCCGACTTCAAGGGTGTTGCAG GTGTTGTGACAGATAGAGTTCGAGAAGCACATCAGAATAAATCTGCACCACAAATTATGCTTTTCCCAG AAGGTACTACTACAAATGGAGACTTTCTTCTGCCATTCAAGACAGGAGCATTTTTGGCTAAAGCTCCGGTGCTTCCAGTGATTCTTAGATATCCTTACCAGAGATTTAGTCCTGCCTGGGACTCGATATCTGGG GTGCGACATGTGATATTTCTTCTCTGTCAATTTAAAAATCGCATAGAGGTCACAAGGTTACCTGTTTATTACCCTTCACAGGAAGAAAAGGATGACCCAAAACTCTACGCTAATAATGTCAGAAAATTGATGGCCAGTGAG GGTAGCATGACTCTGTCGGATATCGGACTTGCTGAGAAGCGGGTATATCATGCTGCGCTTAATG GTTTGTTTTGCCAATGCTAA
- the LOC133736966 gene encoding peroxisomal membrane protein 11A, which yields MESEASTPLLKKETPIVQSKPNNKDLLNHLEAYLAKRDGVDKLLKISRYATKIILASSALPETLTLNQRLKSFESSVGVSRKAFRLGKFVQDVNALRNSHFDSKEELALSLVAYGGEGLYFFVEQFVWLVKSGLIDKKHARSLGLISAWAELVGYLGSVSLKIRDLNRISEDEKRVKMSIEVAITRGIKCEEEKERLGKLIPKKLMKRLSVVQDLADALMAVADIRDGKGHFLGPLSVSIAGLLSALISTHKNWVSC from the coding sequence ATGGAGTCAGAAGCTTCAACTCCCTTGCTAAAAAAGGAAACCCCTATTGTTCAATCGAAGCCGAATAATAAAGACTTGTTGAACCACCTCGAAGCCTACCTCGCAAAGCGAGATGGCGTGGACAAGCTTCTAAAGATATCTAGATACGCCACCAAGATCATACTCGCCTCCTCAGCCCTccccgaaaccctaaccctaaatcAGCGCCTCAAGAGCTTCGAGTCGAGCGTGGGGGTCAGCCGCAAGGCCTTCAGGCTCGGCAAGTTCGTCCAAGACGTCAACGCCCTGAGAAATTCGCATTTCGATTCCAAGGAAGAGCTCGCCCTCTCGCTCGTCGCCTACGGCGGCGAGGGGTTGTACTTTTTCGTCGAGCAGTTCGTATGGCTGGTCAAATCGGGCTTGATTGACAAGAAGCACGCGCGGAGTTTGGGGCTGATCAGCGCGTGGGCGGAGTTGGTTGGGTACTTGGGGAGTGTTTCGCTGAAGATTAGGGATTTGAATCGGATTTCGGAGGACGAGAAGCGCGTGAAGATGAGCATCGAGGTTGCGATTACGAGAGGGATTAAGTGTgaggaagagaaggagaggCTGGGGAAGTTGATTCCGAAGAAACTGATGAAACGACTGTCTGTTGTTCAGGATTTGGCCGATGCGTTAATGGCGGTGGCTGATATTCGTGACGGAAAAGGACACTTTCTGGGGCCGCTGTCTGTATCAATTGCAGGGCTATTATCGGCATTGATCAGCACTCATAAGAATTGGGTTTCTTGCTGA
- the LOC133736144 gene encoding J domain-containing protein required for chloroplast accumulation response 1, producing MERFSQRESILLGYSPQNSFINSGSSPRSPYKNSDVDFHDVFGGPPRRSSIQDMRYSFNDVTVTSAPKGDGDDDEEGWSEKPVFGGESHNRRRTHSDDFFDDIFKASNSVSSSPRRLQRDPYSSSPGSRVLSPARPLPPKPESSLGSSLSPQFSLPAKLTKGVDSPPTIGAITRTTSLSRFSSQAFQSSENLKSDIRSSLRMSHFSQDFSVTGEGSSNLAKTDKDDTGGNLEQDSKSSQSPTSSNLFQFHFSIYKWASKPMVMPLRGRSGSRAQATKNEEQSSTCEYAGNKSIGRKSPISTLPGTDFTSNDHPLTDSMSSKLESNKQENDLLLDESITNKVEEQPSRFIEETILPVVESLETFRSLCSTVEDVAGATVSCQWPKKDTDSCHWPIKDTDSCQTSEDIEPRPLLQTACEDPQEKVHVLMEQLHKPEIKPTHSLFFDNDLGEGTKEITKLAGKKESLVEDTKKSSVDVGSSRNVKNQNGKRSSLTNVQVDKAGVQGSLRKLGDNLGRNKVKGTVKDFVKMFNQEALSKPKDDDDFGSWRFKRKEKNPIELVNEASIGTTIMHKELQNSNVKKTFPDASSIKIKEDLKRSEKEAFEAKTASFIRNNVPKQYASASSTGSVANCSKANTEDLDESFRENFQIKELTQVEKKPPVVGNNHEELQVIDAKIRQWSKGKEGNIRSLLTTMQHIVWPESGWKTVPLVDIIEGNAVKRSYQRALLCLHPDKLQQKGATSQQKYTAEKVFDILQEAWNHFNSLGPL from the exons ATGGAGAGGTTTTCACAAAGAGAGAGCATTCTTTTAGGCTACAGTCCTCAAAATTCCTTCATCAACTCTGGTTCTTCGCCCCGCAGTCCCTACAAGAACTCAGATGTTGATTTCCATGATGTGTTTGGTGGCCCTCCGAGGCGATCATCGATTCAAGATATGAGGTACAGCTTCAACGATGTTACAGTTACCAGTGCACCCAAAggggatggtgatgatgatgaggaaggTTGGTCTGAGAAGCCGGTGTTTGGGGGAGAGTCCCACAATAGAAGGCGGACTCACAGTGATGACTTCTTTGATGACATATTTAAAGCCAGCAATTCAGTGAGTTCTAGTCCGAGGAGGCTTCAACGGGacccttattcttcttctccagGTTCTCGGGTTCTAAGTCCGGCACGGCCCCTGCCGCCTAAACCGGAATCTTCTCTGGGTTCCTCACTGTCACCACAATTCAG CCTGCCTGCCAAATTGACCAAAGGGGTGGACTCTCCTCCAACAATTGGTGCCATTACTCGCACGACTTCTCTTTCTAGATTTTCAAGCCAAGCATTTCAAAGTTCTGAAAACTTGAAAAGTGACATTCGGTCATCACTTCGCATGAGCCATTTTTCCCAGGACTTTTCTGTTACCGGTGAAGGGTCCTCAAACTTGGCCAAGACTGACAAAGATGATACAGGAGGCaatttggaacaggattctaaGAGTTCCCAAAGTCCAACAAGTAGCAATCTGTTTCAGTTTCATTTCTCAATATACAAGTGGGCTAGCAAGCCAATGGTGATGCCTCTTAGGGGAAGGAGTGGTTCAAGAGCGCAAGCGACTAAAAATGAGGAGCAATCAAGCACTTGTGAATACGCTGGTAACAAGAGTATTGGAAGGAAATCACCTATATCCACTCTGCCTGGTACTGATTTTACCTCCAATGATCACCCGCTGACAGATTCTATGTCGTCCAAGTTGGAAAGCAACAAACAAGAAAATGATTTGCTTCTTGATGAAAGCATTACCAACAAAGTAGAGGAACAGCCAAGTCGATTCATTGAGGAGACAATTCTTCCTGTAGTTGAATCTTTAGAAACTTTCCGCAGCCTTTGTAGTACTGTTGAAGATGTAGCTGGTGCCACTGTTTCATGCCAATGGCCGAAAAAAGATACCGATTCATGCCATTGGCCGATTAAAGACACCGATTCATGCCAGACAAGTGAAGATATAGAGCCTCGTCCTTTGCTTCAAACAGCTTGTGAAGATCCACAAGAAAAAGTTCATGTGCTTATGGAACAACTGCACAAGCCTGAGATAAAACCTACTCATTCTCTGTTTTTTGATAATGATCTTGGAGAAG GAACTAAGGAGATAACTAAATTGGCTGGTAAAAAGGAAAGCCTGGTCGAAGACACCAAAAAATCATCTGTAGATGTTGGTTCTAGTAGAAATGTGAAAAATCAGAATGGAAAAAGAAGTTCCTTGACTAATGTTCAAGTTGATAAAGCTGGTGTCCAAGGTTCACTTCGGAAATTGGGAGACAATCTTGGGAGAAACAAAGTCAAGGGAACAGTTAAGGATTTTGTTAAAATGTTCAACCAAGAAGCATTGTCAAAACCCAAAGATGATGATGACTTTGGAAGTTGGCGCTTTAAACGGAAGGAGAAAAATCCTATTGAATTGGTGAATGAAGCAAGTATAGGCACAACTATAATGCATAAGGAATTACAAAATTCCAATGTGAAGAAAACATTTCCAGATGCTTCTTCCATCAAG ATAAAAGAAGATCTCAAACGTTCAGAGAAAGAAGCTTTTGAAGCAAAGACTGCTAGCTTTATCCGTAATAATGTTCCTAAGCAGTATGCCTCAGCTTCAAGTACTG GATCAGTTGCCAACTGCTCTAAGGCAAATACTGAAGATTTAGATGAGTCCTTCCGTGAAAACTTCCAG ATCAAAGAATTAACTCAAGTTGAGAAGAAACCGCCAGTAGTTGGCAATAATCATGAAGAGTTGCAG GTTATTGATGCTAAAATCCGGCAGTGGTCAAAGGGAAAGGAAGGAAACATACGCTCACTGCTCACTACTATGCAACAT ATTGTTTGGCCTGAGAGCGGGTGGAAGACTGTACCTCTAGTTGATATAATTGAAGGTAATGCTGTGAAAAGATCATATCAAAGGGCTTTACTCTGTTTACACCCAGATAAACTACAACAGAAAGGAGCTACTTCACAACAGAAATACACTGCAGAAAAAGTCTTTGATATCTTGCAG GAGGCATGGAATCACTTCAACTCGCTTGGTCCACTATGA
- the LOC133740156 gene encoding uncharacterized protein LOC133740156 isoform X2, with translation MDLINFITVIFSSVILRFIRFGCKFDKIVYLLFVWSYCLAVKTLCQPHLSGMKQIIISPESSEAKALEKVEDKSKVARAHTILDFPTFLLVSSIENS, from the exons ATGGATCTGATCAATTTTATAACAGTAATCTTTTCTTCTGTCATATTGCGATTTATTCGATTTGGCTGTAAATTTGACAAAATTGTGTATCTTTTGTTTGTATG GTCGTATTGTTTGGCTGTTAAAACCCTCTGCCAACCTCATCTCTCAG GAATGAAACAAATAATAATAAGCCCAGAAAGCTCTGAAGCTAAAGCATTAGAGAAGGTGGAGGATAAGTCCAAAGTTGCCAGG GCACATACTATACTAGATTTCCCAACTTTCTTGCTTGTTAGCTCAATAGAAAATAGTTGA
- the LOC133739084 gene encoding lysophospholipid acyltransferase LPEAT1 isoform X1 yields the protein MESELKDLNSTPASKPSSAAKDDRPLLKPEPAPSVSAEELQELEKKCAAYVRRDAYGTMGRGELSLKEKLLLGVALVTLVPIRVVVIMTLLPFYYLICRICTLFSSPNRDEDEQEDYAHMGGWRRAVIVWCGRSLSRVMLFVLGFYWISETYRIPDPAQQSKPEGKEDRGEAEKPGAIISNHVSYLDILYHMSSSFPSFVAKRSVAKLPLVGLISKCLGCVYVQRESKSSDFKGVAGVVTDRVREAHQNKSAPQIMLFPEGTTTNGDFLLPFKTGAFLAKAPVLPVILRYPYQRFSPAWDSISGVRHVIFLLCQFKNRIEVTRLPVYYPSQEEKDDPKLYANNVRKLMASEGSMTLSDIGLAEKRVYHAALNGNNSHPSVLHQKDD from the exons ATGGAATCGGAGCTCAAGGACCTGAATTCCACACCGGCATCAAAGCCCTCCTCCGCCGCCAAGGACGACCGCCCGCTCCTCAAACCCGAGCCGGCCCCGTCCGTCTCCGCCGAGGAGCTCCAGGAGCTCGAGAAGAAATGCGCCGCCTACGTCCGCAGAGACGCGTACGGCACCATGGGACGCGGCGAGCTGTCGCTCAAGGAGAAGCTCCTGCTCGGCGTCGCCCTCGTCACTCTGGTCCCGATACGCGTGGTGGTGATCATGACGCTCCTCCCCTTCTATTACTTGATTTGTAGGATTTGCAcgctcttctcttctccgaatcGAGACGAGGACGAGCAAGAGGACTACGCGCACATGGGAGGCTGGAGACGCGCCGTGATTGTTTGGTGCGGCCGATCCTTATCCAGAGTCATGCTCTTCGTCCTAGGTTTTTATTGGATCAGCGAAACCTATCGGATACCAGACCCTGCTCAACAATCCAAGCCTGAG GGAAAAGAGGATCGTGGAGAGGCTGAGAAGCCTGGGGCTATTATATCTAACCATGTATCGTATTTGGATATCTTGTATCACATGTCTTCTTCCTTTCCGAGCTTTGTTGCCAAG AGGTCGGTGGCGAAACTTCCTCTAGTTGGCCTCATCAG CAAGTGCCTCGGTTGTGTCTATGTTCAGCGGGAGTCAAAGTCATCCGACTTCAAGGGTGTTGCAG GTGTTGTGACAGATAGAGTTCGAGAAGCACATCAGAATAAATCTGCACCACAAATTATGCTTTTCCCAG AAGGTACTACTACAAATGGAGACTTTCTTCTGCCATTCAAGACAGGAGCATTTTTGGCTAAAGCTCCGGTGCTTCCAGTGATTCTTAGATATCCTTACCAGAGATTTAGTCCTGCCTGGGACTCGATATCTGGG GTGCGACATGTGATATTTCTTCTCTGTCAATTTAAAAATCGCATAGAGGTCACAAGGTTACCTGTTTATTACCCTTCACAGGAAGAAAAGGATGACCCAAAACTCTACGCTAATAATGTCAGAAAATTGATGGCCAGTGAG GGTAGCATGACTCTGTCGGATATCGGACTTGCTGAGAAGCGGGTATATCATGCTGCGCTTAATGGTAATAATAGCCATCCTAGTGTTTTGCATCAGAAAGACGATTGA